The Pseudanabaena galeata CCNP1313 genome includes a region encoding these proteins:
- a CDS encoding IS982 family transposase — protein MDITRIFCEVDDFCESFEKHWQEQPMLPSMQGERKSRSRMRLSEVMTIAIAFHGSGYKTFKDFYTLTVIPFWRKAFPHLVSYTRFVELMPWTMMLLCCFLHTRKGEVTGISFIDSTPINVCVPCRAHAHKVFKGMVNWGKNSVGWHFGFKLHLIINDKGELLAFKLTPANVDDRQPVPEMAQDLFGQLFGDRGYISQKLFEKLYEQGLQLITKRKKNMKNCLVKLIDKILLRKRAIIESVNDQLKNISQIEHSRHRSFFNFLVNLLAGLVAYTYRETKPALDLLFKGLPALPPAIF, from the coding sequence TTGGATATCACGCGAATCTTCTGTGAAGTGGATGATTTCTGCGAAAGCTTTGAAAAACACTGGCAAGAGCAACCAATGTTGCCATCAATGCAGGGAGAAAGGAAAAGTCGCTCAAGAATGAGGTTGAGTGAAGTGATGACCATCGCGATCGCCTTTCATGGGTCAGGATACAAGACCTTCAAAGACTTCTATACCCTAACTGTAATACCGTTTTGGCGGAAAGCTTTTCCCCACTTGGTAAGCTACACCCGCTTTGTGGAGCTAATGCCTTGGACAATGATGTTGTTATGTTGCTTTCTGCATACACGCAAAGGCGAAGTGACAGGAATATCATTCATCGACTCCACACCGATCAATGTCTGTGTACCATGCCGTGCCCATGCCCATAAAGTATTCAAAGGTATGGTCAATTGGGGCAAAAACTCAGTGGGTTGGCACTTTGGCTTCAAGCTACATTTGATTATCAACGACAAAGGGGAATTGCTTGCCTTCAAGCTCACACCAGCCAATGTTGATGACCGACAACCTGTGCCTGAGATGGCTCAAGACCTCTTTGGTCAATTGTTTGGTGACCGTGGTTATATCTCCCAAAAGTTGTTTGAGAAGCTCTATGAACAAGGTTTACAACTGATTACTAAGCGCAAGAAAAATATGAAAAACTGTTTGGTCAAGTTGATTGACAAGATTTTGCTGCGTAAGCGCGCAATTATTGAGTCCGTCAATGACCAACTCAAAAACATTTCTCAGATTGAGCATTCAAGACATCGCAGTTTTTTTAATTTTCTTGTCAACCTTTTAGCTGGGTTGGTTGCTTATACATATCGAGAGACTAAACCTGCTTTAGATCTTCTCTTCAAAGGCTTGCCTGCTCTTCCTCCTGCCATCTTTTAG